One Myxococcales bacterium DNA segment encodes these proteins:
- a CDS encoding four helix bundle protein, translated as MLGHQRLHCYNLCLGVAKRMPELIGSWPSGSGYLVDQLKRALSSVILNIAEGNGRRSLKERRRFFDIAIGSATEVSSIFDVAIAYGYISKPIYEELQSALLQAVRMLYKLK; from the coding sequence ATGTTGGGACATCAGCGGCTTCACTGCTACAATCTTTGCCTTGGGGTGGCAAAAAGGATGCCAGAGCTAATCGGATCATGGCCCTCGGGGTCAGGCTATCTCGTGGATCAGCTTAAAAGGGCCCTTTCGAGCGTTATACTTAATATCGCGGAGGGAAATGGCAGGAGGTCGCTAAAGGAGAGAAGGCGGTTTTTCGATATCGCGATAGGATCTGCTACCGAAGTATCCTCGATCTTTGATGTCGCCATAGCTTATGGATATATCAGCAAGCCCATCTACGAGGAGCTTCAATCCGCGCTGCTTCAGGCGGTAAGGATGCTCTACAAACTGAAGTGA
- a CDS encoding calcium-binding protein, producing MKINSIKTKAIDTSGLEQMGGTSSSGSASASGVEGEILARLEQMDAFEKEYGEYLSDEKRALFEELKLTLNATLTAIRTNGLGGAGGTAGTGEDSIWDWPQGLNVGWNGIPEDSIKQDANDAAKVASTAEGGEYMGTIIPPNSGNPLKPTVYGFQMGEDMSEVYLTSSGKDLILTVIYENGDKKSWLIKDGSVRKEPLVISALGLKGPVVIDCKKAYLAEGQLYLHGSEGDDIIFGAQSSTKIVGWGGNDTITGGANNDQIWGDEHYELAGSYSKRYGGEDTINGGAGYDTIYGGGKSDTVFSTDKGEGVTEHEITVENASAGAPSNTSWIESEQWINQGTTGDGTIIYTNEGNGEGGTIDLDMPPGYTMAFGDIDSDGKSLVITFVNEAGESFKVKFENFFSGSFHGENPEDAIVRLNFRGSDGNDIISFDRIPAAIVKTQIINIEGGNGDDIILGVKNQLWAQGVDVNNLEESNRTSAGEINVYVNGHEGGVFSGNNGDDPTTYGGYKAEGKGDHVFISAVDGEEQSGTITINPPEGFEYGYQGKDGNGNTVIILVDPQESGPAKTLVIKIDHRIDGAQVLVKSSVSTTEDGITETTEGNIWNLTEISLRPEDYVIDSGNGNDLVVAPTYGSRTNSNNSNETILIGEDEGENEE from the coding sequence ATGAAGATAAATTCAATCAAAACCAAGGCGATCGATACCAGCGGATTAGAGCAGATGGGCGGGACTTCATCTAGCGGATCCGCCAGCGCCTCCGGAGTTGAAGGCGAAATACTCGCAAGGCTCGAACAGATGGACGCCTTCGAAAAGGAATACGGCGAATATCTCAGCGATGAGAAAAGGGCCCTCTTTGAAGAACTGAAACTCACCCTCAACGCCACCCTTACGGCGATACGCACCAACGGCCTCGGCGGTGCGGGAGGAACAGCAGGTACGGGAGAAGACTCAATTTGGGACTGGCCTCAGGGGCTCAACGTCGGATGGAACGGAATCCCGGAAGACAGCATAAAGCAAGATGCCAACGATGCGGCAAAGGTCGCCTCAACGGCCGAAGGCGGGGAATACATGGGAACGATCATCCCCCCCAACAGCGGCAATCCCCTTAAGCCCACAGTTTACGGTTTTCAGATGGGCGAAGACATGAGCGAGGTATATCTCACCTCCTCCGGCAAGGATCTGATACTCACTGTTATTTACGAAAATGGCGACAAAAAATCCTGGCTTATAAAGGACGGGTCAGTAAGAAAAGAACCGCTAGTGATATCCGCTCTCGGCCTGAAGGGGCCCGTGGTCATAGACTGCAAAAAAGCCTACCTCGCCGAAGGCCAGCTCTACCTTCATGGCTCGGAAGGTGACGATATAATATTCGGCGCACAGAGCTCTACCAAGATCGTTGGATGGGGCGGCAACGACACGATCACGGGCGGCGCCAACAACGACCAGATATGGGGCGACGAGCACTACGAGCTCGCCGGATCATACAGCAAGCGCTATGGCGGAGAGGACACGATAAACGGCGGCGCCGGCTATGACACGATATACGGTGGCGGAAAGAGCGACACGGTATTTTCCACCGACAAGGGGGAAGGAGTAACCGAACACGAAATCACCGTAGAAAATGCCTCTGCAGGCGCACCATCTAACACGTCATGGATAGAATCGGAGCAGTGGATAAACCAGGGCACTACGGGGGACGGAACGATCATATATACGAACGAAGGCAACGGCGAAGGCGGAACGATCGACCTCGACATGCCTCCGGGATACACGATGGCGTTCGGCGATATCGACTCCGATGGAAAATCTCTGGTCATAACATTCGTCAATGAGGCAGGAGAAAGCTTCAAGGTAAAATTCGAAAATTTCTTCAGCGGAAGTTTTCATGGTGAGAACCCCGAAGATGCGATTGTAAGGCTTAACTTCAGAGGAAGCGATGGCAACGATATCATCAGCTTCGACAGGATACCGGCCGCCATTGTAAAGACCCAGATTATCAACATAGAAGGCGGTAACGGAGATGACATCATCCTCGGCGTAAAAAATCAGCTCTGGGCGCAGGGCGTGGATGTGAATAATCTGGAGGAAAGCAATAGAACGAGCGCCGGCGAAATAAACGTATACGTAAATGGCCATGAAGGCGGCGTCTTCTCGGGAAATAACGGGGATGACCCCACAACCTACGGCGGATATAAGGCCGAAGGCAAAGGGGACCACGTCTTCATAAGCGCCGTCGATGGCGAAGAACAAAGCGGCACGATCACGATCAACCCCCCGGAGGGATTCGAATACGGATATCAAGGAAAGGATGGTAACGGGAATACCGTTATAATCCTGGTTGACCCACAGGAATCCGGACCGGCTAAAACTTTGGTGATAAAGATAGACCATCGGATTGATGGGGCCCAAGTATTAGTTAAAAGTTCCGTAAGCACCACCGAGGATGGCATTACGGAGACAACAGAGGGCAATATTTGGAATCTCACCGAGATAAGCCTCAGACCCGAGGACTATGTGATCGACAGCGGAAACGGAAACGATCTCGTGGTAGCACCCACCTACGGCAGCAGGACCAATTCCAATAACAGCAATGAAACCATACTCATCGGAGAGGACGAAGGGGAAAACGAGGAATAA